A single Micromonospora sp. CCTCC AA 2012012 DNA region contains:
- a CDS encoding PspC domain-containing protein: MTSTSTPQAPYKQLRRPTTDRMVAGVASGLGRYFAVDPNLVRVIFAVGTLLTGGVAALAYPIMWFLMPEEPTGAPAWPHPAGAAPQGPPTVPPAWPAPQPGTGPTPGPTPRPEPQPPAAA, from the coding sequence ATGACCTCCACGAGCACCCCTCAGGCCCCGTACAAGCAGCTCCGGCGACCGACCACCGACCGTATGGTGGCCGGGGTCGCCAGCGGCCTCGGCCGCTACTTCGCCGTCGACCCGAACCTGGTCCGGGTGATCTTCGCGGTCGGCACCCTGCTCACCGGCGGTGTCGCCGCGCTGGCGTACCCGATCATGTGGTTCCTGATGCCCGAGGAGCCGACCGGCGCACCCGCCTGGCCGCACCCGGCGGGCGCCGCGCCGCAGGGCCCGCCGACCGTGCCGCCGGCGTGGCCGGCCCCGCAGCCCGGGACCGGACCCACGCCCGGACCCACGCCGCGGCCGGAGCCTCAGCCGCCGGCCGCCGCGTGA
- the guaA gene encoding glutamine-hydrolyzing GMP synthase codes for MSTPRPVLVVDFGAQYAQLIARRVREARVYSEIVPHSMPVAEMLAKNPAAIILSGGPSSVYAPDAPQIDAGMFDADVPVFGICYGFQAMAQALGGTVARTGNREYGGTPLRPRLTEPGVLLRDLPADLPVWMSHGDAVTEAPAGFTVTAESAGAPVAAFEDLAGRRAGVQFHPEVGHTAQGQEMLKRFLYEIAGIEPTWTASNIIDEQVARIREQVGDKEVICGLSGGVDSAVAAALVHKAVGDQLTCVFVDHGLLRAGEAEQVEKDYVAATGIKLKVVDAQERFLGALAGVTDPEQKRKIIGREFIRVFEAAAREIASHGDVEFLVQGTLYPDVVESGGGTGTANIKSHHNVGGLPEDLKFALVEPLRTLFKDEVRALGLELGLPEAMVWRHPFPGPGLAIRIIGAVDRERLDLLRQADLIAREELTAAGLDRGVWQFPVVLLADVRSVGVQGDGRSYGHPVVLRPVSSEDAMTADWSRLPYDVVARISTRITNEVAEVNRVVLDVTSKPPGTIEWE; via the coding sequence ATGAGCACGCCTCGCCCCGTCCTCGTGGTGGACTTCGGAGCCCAGTACGCCCAGCTCATCGCGCGCCGGGTGCGTGAGGCGCGGGTCTACTCGGAGATCGTCCCGCACTCCATGCCGGTCGCCGAGATGCTGGCGAAGAACCCGGCCGCGATCATCCTCTCCGGCGGCCCGTCCAGCGTCTACGCTCCGGACGCCCCGCAGATCGACGCCGGCATGTTCGACGCGGACGTGCCGGTCTTCGGCATCTGCTACGGCTTCCAGGCGATGGCCCAGGCGCTCGGTGGCACGGTCGCGCGGACCGGCAACCGCGAGTACGGCGGCACCCCGCTGCGGCCCCGGCTCACCGAGCCGGGCGTGCTGCTCCGCGACCTCCCCGCCGACCTGCCGGTCTGGATGAGCCACGGCGACGCGGTGACCGAGGCCCCGGCGGGCTTCACGGTGACCGCCGAGTCGGCGGGCGCGCCGGTCGCCGCCTTCGAGGACCTGGCCGGTCGCCGCGCCGGGGTGCAGTTCCACCCGGAGGTGGGGCACACCGCGCAGGGCCAGGAGATGCTCAAGCGCTTCCTCTACGAGATCGCCGGCATCGAGCCGACCTGGACCGCGTCGAACATCATCGACGAGCAGGTGGCCCGGATCCGTGAGCAGGTGGGCGACAAGGAGGTCATCTGCGGCCTGAGCGGCGGGGTGGACTCGGCGGTCGCCGCCGCGCTGGTCCACAAGGCGGTCGGTGACCAGCTCACCTGCGTCTTCGTCGACCACGGTCTGCTGCGGGCGGGCGAGGCCGAGCAGGTGGAGAAGGACTACGTCGCGGCCACCGGCATCAAGCTGAAGGTGGTCGACGCCCAGGAGCGGTTCCTCGGCGCGCTGGCCGGGGTGACCGACCCCGAGCAGAAGCGGAAGATCATCGGCCGGGAGTTCATCCGGGTCTTCGAGGCCGCCGCCCGGGAGATCGCCTCGCACGGCGACGTCGAGTTCCTGGTGCAGGGCACCCTCTATCCCGACGTGGTGGAGTCCGGTGGCGGCACCGGCACCGCCAACATCAAGAGTCACCACAACGTCGGCGGCCTGCCGGAGGACCTGAAGTTCGCCCTGGTCGAGCCGCTGCGCACGCTCTTCAAGGACGAGGTCCGGGCGCTCGGTCTGGAGCTGGGGCTGCCCGAGGCGATGGTCTGGCGGCACCCGTTCCCGGGTCCCGGGCTGGCCATCCGGATCATCGGCGCGGTCGACCGGGAGCGGCTCGACCTGCTGCGCCAGGCCGACCTGATCGCCCGGGAGGAGCTGACCGCGGCCGGTCTGGACCGGGGCGTCTGGCAGTTCCCGGTGGTGCTCCTGGCCGACGTGCGCAGCGTCGGCGTGCAGGGCGACGGGCGCAGCTACGGGCATCCCGTGGTGCTGCGCCCGGTCTCCAGCGAGGACGCGATGACCGCCGACTGGTCCCGGCTGCCCTACGACGTGGTGGCCCGGATCTCCACCCGGATCACCAACGAGGTGGCCGAGGTGAACCGGGTGGTGCTGGACGTGACCAGCAAGCCGCCGGGCACCATCGAGTGGGAGTGA